The genomic window TACTCTGCTGAGCGACATTCACTACCGGCAACACATTAGTCTCGTTTGCTCCCATAGCCGCCAAATCTGTCGTAGAGAACGCGGACACCAGCAAACTAAGTGCAGAAAATCTCGCTATATTCCTTAAAGAAAATAGTTTAGATATTTTATTCATATTGATAATAATAGTTTGTTGAATTAATTATTCACGAAATAAGGTTACACATTTCACAGGTATTAATCACATTCTTGTCTGATTCTTCATAGGCATACATTTAAATTAACATTAATCTCATTGATAAAAACACTATACATTAATAAATATGTATTAGGAAGGCAAGTTCCCGTGGAACTATAGAAGTTGAAAGTAATAGGAGTAAGTAAAATCCTTTATAAGAAACGTAATGCGGCTTAATAACGCTCTACTCCTGTATGAATTCTTACTTGGTAGCGTATAGATTCTTGTTCGCATGCCGTATAATTCCATAAACCACGGCGTGGTCTGTACAGATCACATCATGGAATATACAGATCGCGACTTGGTTTGTACATCCCACGGCGATCATTAAGGAATAGATCAAGTGACAAGTAGGTTTGTATATAGCGAAAAAAATGTTTATTACTGGATGATATGAACAATTATACCTAAAGCTATTGGGTAACCTATATCAAGCAAGAGAGGCTCGACCTAAACAGGATGGAGGAATAGTCGGAGTAAATAATTTGATGTATTTGTCCTAAGTCATGTATAATGTTTAAAAAAATAATATTACATTTGTATCGTAATCGGTTGGCATATGAGTGTGTGTGCGTAAACGATAAACGTTTACTATAGTTCCACGGGAACTATAGTAAACAATGCTCCCTACTTATCCTACACTTAATCCGCTACACGTCCGACAGATTTAATATTCTGTATCTTCGACAAAGTCACGCACATTTTCTGGATATCTTCTACGTCATGAACTTTCATCTTTATCTTACCTTCGAACACGCCGTCTTTCGCCTCGATCAGCAAGCGCATGATGTTCACGTTGAAATCCTCGGAAATCGTTTTCGTGATCGTATTCAATACGCCTATCGAGTCTATACCTTTCACCTCTAGCGTGGCCTCAAAAGAAGCGTTCATATGGCTGCTCCAAACCGTATTCAAGATACGTTCGCCAAAGCTACTTTTCAAGCGCATGGCGATCGGGCAGGAACGTTTATGAACTACTACATTTCCATCATCATTGATAAAACCTAAAGAGTCATCTCCCGGAATCGGCTTACAACATTCGGCAATTACATAATTACGCTCAAAAGCCTCCTCTTTCAATAAATAAGGCTTTTTCTTATCATATTTAGGCTTCTCTTTCTTGGCTTCCTCCTCTTCGGGTTGTTTCACCTTCTTGGAAGCGACACCCAACGCCTGTTTCACATACTTAAACAAGACATTATCCGTCTTCTCCTTCAACAGCTTCTTTAAATTCTCGGGCAAAACCACATCCCCCTTCTCTACCGCATAAAAGAATTCCTCGCGTTTCGAGAATCCAAAGTACATGCCTAATTTATCCAGATTGGATGTACTCGCCTCAAGCTCCGAACGCTTGAAGGCATCAAGAACTTTTATCTCTCCATACTTAGCGACCTCTTTACGGACACGCTTTAATACGGCATCAATCTTCGCACGAGCCTTAGCGGTAGTCACGAAGTTCAACCACTCCGGTTGCGGCTCCTGAGAACGGGAAGTCAAGACCTCCACCTGATCTCCACTGGACAGCGGATGACTCAATGGCACCAAACGATGGTTTACCTTAGCGCCAATACATTTATTACCGATATCGGAGTGAAGCGCATAAGCGAAATCCAAGGCGGTAGCCCCTTGGGGCAATGTCTTTATATCTCCTTTCGGAGTGAAAACAAATATCTCGGAAGTAAATAAGTTCAGTTTGATCGTATCCAAGAAATCCAGCGCATTCGGGTCCGGACTCTCCAAGATCTCGGTAATGGTTTGTATCCATTTATCCAATTCCGTATCCTCCTCCACGTTGGATTCCTTGTATTTCCAATGGGCAGCGAAGCCTTTCTCTGCGATATCATCCATACGGCGGCTACGGATCTGGATCTCTACCCATTGTCCATCCGGTCCCATAACGGTCAGATGAAGCGCTTGATAACCGTTCGCTTTCGGACGGCTCACCCAATCACGGATACGGTCGGGACGAATCCGGTAAATATCCGTAATAGCCGAGTAGATATCCCAACATTGGTTTTTCTCGTCCACACCGGGAAGCGGGTCAAAAATAATGCGGACCGCATAAATATCATAAATATCCTCGAAAGCGACACCCTTGCTTTCCATCTTATTCCAAATGGAATAGACCGATTTCACACGGGCACGCATCTCATACTGAAGTCCCATCGATTTCAGCTTCTCGTCCACAGGGGCGGCGAAACGCTCGAATAATTTATTACGGCTCTCTTCTGTCGCTTTCAACTTAGCGCTGATGAAGTCATATTCTTGCGGATGCTCATATTTAAAACTCAAATCCTCCAGTTCCGTCTTGATCGAGAAGAGACCCAGACGATGCGCCAGAGGAGCATACAGATAAAGAGTCTCACCCGCGATCTTAAATTGCTTGGCGGGAAGCATGGAACCCAAAGTCCTCATATTATGAAGACGGTCTGCGATCTTGATTAGAATCACCCGTATATCGTCACTCATAGTCAGCAGCAACTTACGGAAGTTCTCGGCTTGAGCCGAGGCCTGTTCCCCAAAAATGCCACCGGATATCTTCGTCAAGCCATCCACGATCTGGGCGATCTTGTCTCCGAACATATCCCGGATATCCTCCACCGTATACTCGGTATCTTCCACGACATCATGCAATAACGCAGAGCAAATAGAGGTAGAGCCCAAACCCATCTCCCGGCATACGATACGAGCCACGGCGATAGGATGCATTATATAAGGTTCGCCGGAACGCCGTTTCACTCCGGCGTGCGCTTGATTGGCGAAATTAAAAGCTTTCGTGATTCGTTCGACCTTACGGCGGTGGTTTGACTTCAAATAATCGTTCAACAACGCATTGAACCCATCTTGTATCATCTGTTCGTCCGCAGAGAGAACGGACGCAGCCTCGCCCGTTTCTTTTATATCTTTTGTGTCCTTTGTATCGTCCATGGTTTTACACCTCCCATTTTTATACTGTATAGCCACAAATATATACAAATATTTGGAAGGAAACCCTAACAAAAGACAAAAATAGAATATCTACTGCTTAAATATGGATCCCATAGTCGTGTTTAACCTCGTCCATGACAAAAGTACTTCTCAACGAGCCCAAACTATCGATCGTTCCTAACACATTTAAAATAAACTCTTGATAATATTTCATATTGGGAGCGTGTATCTTCAATAAGTAATCATAATCGCCTGAAATATTATAGCACTCCGTTACCTCGGGGATTTCTTGAATAATCCGGGTAAACTCAAAAGCTATATCCTTATTCAGCCGAACCAATTTCACGCTACAAAAGACAACAAAGCCTTGATTCAGTTTCTCCGCATCTAGTACCGCTATATACTTCTTTATATATCCACTATTCTCAAGACGTTTTAAACGCTCGAACACCGGGGTTGACGAGAGACTGACCCTTGCCGCCAACTCTTTCGTAGTCAACCGGGCATTATCTTGTAACGTTCGGAGGATTTGCAGATCCACCTTGTCTAACTTATCTGAAACATTCATAAGAAAAAAATTCTATCGGATTGATTCCCCAGCGTCCTTCGCCGAAGATGTATTCTATTTAT from Parabacteroides distasonis ATCC 8503 includes these protein-coding regions:
- a CDS encoding RelA/SpoT family protein, with the protein product MDDTKDTKDIKETGEAASVLSADEQMIQDGFNALLNDYLKSNHRRKVERITKAFNFANQAHAGVKRRSGEPYIMHPIAVARIVCREMGLGSTSICSALLHDVVEDTEYTVEDIRDMFGDKIAQIVDGLTKISGGIFGEQASAQAENFRKLLLTMSDDIRVILIKIADRLHNMRTLGSMLPAKQFKIAGETLYLYAPLAHRLGLFSIKTELEDLSFKYEHPQEYDFISAKLKATEESRNKLFERFAAPVDEKLKSMGLQYEMRARVKSVYSIWNKMESKGVAFEDIYDIYAVRIIFDPLPGVDEKNQCWDIYSAITDIYRIRPDRIRDWVSRPKANGYQALHLTVMGPDGQWVEIQIRSRRMDDIAEKGFAAHWKYKESNVEEDTELDKWIQTITEILESPDPNALDFLDTIKLNLFTSEIFVFTPKGDIKTLPQGATALDFAYALHSDIGNKCIGAKVNHRLVPLSHPLSSGDQVEVLTSRSQEPQPEWLNFVTTAKARAKIDAVLKRVRKEVAKYGEIKVLDAFKRSELEASTSNLDKLGMYFGFSKREEFFYAVEKGDVVLPENLKKLLKEKTDNVLFKYVKQALGVASKKVKQPEEEEAKKEKPKYDKKKPYLLKEEAFERNYVIAECCKPIPGDDSLGFINDDGNVVVHKRSCPIAMRLKSSFGERILNTVWSSHMNASFEATLEVKGIDSIGVLNTITKTISEDFNVNIMRLLIEAKDGVFEGKIKMKVHDVEDIQKMCVTLSKIQNIKSVGRVAD
- a CDS encoding Lrp/AsnC family transcriptional regulator, whose translation is MNVSDKLDKVDLQILRTLQDNARLTTKELAARVSLSSTPVFERLKRLENSGYIKKYIAVLDAEKLNQGFVVFCSVKLVRLNKDIAFEFTRIIQEIPEVTECYNISGDYDYLLKIHAPNMKYYQEFILNVLGTIDSLGSLRSTFVMDEVKHDYGIHI